In Colletotrichum higginsianum IMI 349063 chromosome 3, whole genome shotgun sequence, a genomic segment contains:
- a CDS encoding Translation initiation factor aIF-2, whose protein sequence is MPPKKKGNKARANDDWENELGETIAPAAATLEADAEKPAEEEDETPGGLMATMRKNREKRKKKGIEEPPAAPEPEVEAEPSPSLAEKAPEEATMEDEFALPQKKGKGGKGKQAPAAAPAPAADDEGDGSGRVLTKAEKEKLKKEREKQRKKEQAAKKKTTAPAAKAEPAKAAPEKKDSPTPAADAVAPPPAEEKGGKKKKIPAALAALQKQQEELRRQQEEQARFAEEEKKRIEEEERAANEENKRREEAKALKKQKEKEKIEQLKKEGKFMTKAQKEEKARNERKLQQMLAAGIKVGPADEGEGDKKKKVTYDNKKKGGRKAQDKIDEEKALAEAAERARKEAERLHKEAEEKAAKEKAEAEAAAAKKKAAEASDLEDDWEAAAASDEEDVKDSWDADSDEEQEKKAKAANGKPEKPSQKDEDEGDDEEDDSDSDSDSDDSEEDEKETAARQAELQRKREAAERREKAHQAALAARSKDNLRSPICCILGHVDTGKTKLLDKIRQTNVQEGEAGGITQQIGATYFPVEAIKQKVAVVNTDGSFEFKVPGLLVIDTPGHESFSNLRSRGSSLCNIAILVVDIMHGLEPQTLESMRMLRDRKTPFVVALNKIDRLYGWKKVDNNGFQESLALQPRGVQNEFKNRLEQTKLAFAEQGFNAELFYENKSMAKNVSLIPTSAHTGEGIPDMLKLIIQLTQERMVGSLMYLSEVQATVLEVKAIEGFGMTVDVVLSNGILREGDRIVLCGVEGAICTNIRALLTPAPMRELRLKSAYVHNKEVKAALGVKISAPGLEGAIAGSRMLVVGPDDDEDDIIDEVESDLATLFNRVEKTGRGVSVQASTLGSLEALLDFLKDCKIPVANVGIGPVYKRDVMQAGIMLEKAADFAVMLCFDVKVDKEAQQYADDVGVKIFTADIIYHLFDAFTKHMAELLEKKKEESKMLAVFPCVLNTVAVFNKTNPIVVGVDVVEGQLKINTPIAVVKNNAVTGLKEVINLGRVTSIERDHKQIPVCKRGQPSVAVKIEMGGHQPTYGRQLEESDTLYSLISRASIDTLKEFYRKDVSNDEWQLIIKLKPLFDIH, encoded by the exons ATGCctcccaagaagaaggggaacAAGGCTCGCGCCAACGACGACTGGGAGAATGAGCTCGGCGAGACCATCGcccccgctgccgccactCTAGAAGCTGATGCCGAAAAGCcagccgaggaggaggatgagacCCCCGGCGGTCTCATGGCCACCATGCGCAAGAacagagagaagagaaagaagaagggcatcgAGGAGCCCCCCGCCGCTCCCGAGCCTGAGGTCGAGGCTGAACCTTCGCCCAGCCTCGCTGAGAAGGCTCCCGAGGAAGCCACTATGGAAGACGAGTTCGCTCTGCCCCAGAAGAAAGGCAAGGGTGGCAAGGGCAAGCAGGCTCCCGcagccgcccccgcccccgctgccgatgacgagggggATGGCTCCGGTCGCGTCCTGACCAAGGCCGAAAAGGagaagctgaagaaggagagggagaagcaGCGTAAGAAGGAGCAG GctgcgaagaagaagaccacTGCCCCTGCCGCAAAGGCTGAACCTGCTAAGGCAGCtcccgagaagaaggactccccgacgcccgccgccgacgccgttgcTCCCCCGCCTGCCGAAGAGAAGGGTGgtaagaagaagaagattcCCGCTGCCCTCGCTGCGCTCCAGAAACAGCAGGAGGAGCTTCGTCGCCAGCAAGAAGAACAGGCTCGCTTCgccgaagaggagaagaagaggatcgaggaggaggagcgcgcCGCCAATGAGGAAAACAAGCGTAgagaggaggccaaggctcttaagaaacaaaaagaaaaggagaagatcGAACAActcaagaaggagggcaagTTCATGACCAAGGCCcagaaagaggagaaggctCGCAACGAGCGTAAGCTTCAGCAGATGCTTGCTGCCGGTATCAAGGTTGGTCctgccgacgagggcgagggcgacaagaagaagaaggtcacctacgacaacaagaagaagggaggCCGCAAGGCGCAAGACAAG ATCGACGAAGAAAAGGCCCTTGCTGAGGCTGCCGAGCGCGCCAGAAAGGAGGCCGAACGCCTCCACAAGGAGGCAGAAGAGAAGGCGGCTAAGGAAAAGGCAGAGGCtgaagctgccgccgccaagaagaaggccgctgAAGCCAGTGACTTGGAGGACGACTGggaggctgccgccgcttctgacgaggaggacgtcaAGGACAGCTGGGATGCCGACAGCGACGAAGAGCAAGAaaagaaggcgaaggcggcTAACGGCAAGCCCGAGAAGCCCAGTcagaaggacgaggacgagggcgatgatgaggaggacgactCCGACTCCGACTCTGATTCCGACGActctgaagaagatgagAAGGAGACAGCGGCTCGCCAAGCTGAGCTTCAGCGCAAGAGGGAGGCCGCGGAACGTCGCGAGAAGGCTCACCAGGCCGCGCTGGCAGCGAGATCCAAAGACAACCTCCGATCTCCCATTTGCTGTATTCTGGGCCACGTCGATACCGGAAAGACGAAGCTTCTCGACAAGATCCGTCAGACCAACGTGCAAGAGGGCGAAGCCGGTGGCATTACCCAACAAATCGGTGCCACCTACTTCCCtgtcgaggccatcaagcagAAGGTAGCCGTTGTCAACACTGACGGCTCCTTCGAGTTCAAGGTCCCCGGACTGCTGGTCATTGATACCCCTGGCCACGAGTCCTTCTCTAACTTGCGTTCTCGTGGTTCATCGCTCTGCAACATCGCCATTCTTGTCGTCGATATCATGCACGGCCTCGAGCCGCAAACCTTGGAGTCAATGAGAATGCTTCGTGACAGGAAGACCCCCTTCGTTGTCGCTCTCAACAAGATCGATCGTCTGTACGGCTGGAAGAAGGTCGACAACAACGGTTTCCAGGAGAGTTTGGCTCTGCAGCCCAGAGGTGTGCAGAACGAGTTCAAGAACCGCCTGGAGCAGACCAAGCTCGCCTTTGCCGAGCAGGGATTCAACGCCGAGCTCTTCTACGAGAACAAGTCCATGGCCAAGAACGTCTCCCTCATCCCCACCTCTGCTCACACTGGCGAGGGTATCCCCGACATGCTGAAGCTCATCATCCAGCTCACCCAGGAGCGCATGGTTGGATCCCTCATGTATCTTTCCGAGGTCCAGGCTACAGTCCTTGAGGTCAAGGCCATTGAAGGTTTCGGCATGACTGTCGATGTCGTCTTGTCCAACGGTATCTTACGCGAGGGTGACAGAATCGTCTTGTGCGGTGTGGAAGGCGCCATCTGCACAAACATTCGTGCCTTGTTGACGCCGGCACCGATGCGTGAACTGCGTCTCAAGTCGGCGTATGTGCACAACaaggaggtcaaggccgcTTTGGGTGTCAAGATCAGTGCCCCTGGTCTTGAGGGTGCCATTGCCGGTTCTCGTATGTTGGTCGTcggccccgacgacgacgaggacgacatcatcgacgaggtcgagtcTGATCTCGCCACTTTGTTCAACCGTGTCGAAAAGACCGGCCGTGGTGTCAGCGTCCAGGCGTCCACCCTCGGTTCCCTCGAGGCGCTGTTGGACTTCCTCAAGGATTGCAAGATCCCCGTCGCcaacgtcggcatcggcccTGTGTACAAGCGTGATGTCATGCAAGCCGGTATCATGctggagaaggcggccgacTTCGCCGTCATGCTTTGCTTCGATgtcaaggtcgacaaggaAGCGCAGCAGTACGcagacgacgtcggcgtcaaGATCTTTACGGCAGACATTATCTACCATCTCTTCGACGCCTTTACCAAGCATATGGCTGAGctcttggagaagaagaaggaggagtcTAAGATGTTGGCTGTCTTCCCCTGCGTGCTCAACACCGTTGCTGTCTTCAACAAGACCAACCCCATTGTTGTcggtgtcgacgtcgtcgagggtcAGCTGAAGATCAACACGCCGATTGCTGTAGTCAAAAACAACGCCGTTACGGGTTTGAAGGAAGTCATCAACCTTGGCAGAGT CACTTCAATCGAGCGTGACCACAAGCAAATCCCCGTCTGCAAAAGGGG
- a CDS encoding GTPase-activating protein gyp10, with protein sequence MASDLVASELVPLGSDSAPDTQTKDEATGSTQRKTQDILEACKWRNLEAIKALAGTTGGFLTDTLRRKAWPILLGLTDGECGEDIITTGREERDSWKDLPRHRDEEQVALDVNRAFIYYPNHQDDTELEKNKSDLSDLIVEVLRRYPYLCYFQGYHDICQVFMLVLEPPWRARLVSRLSVLRIRDFMLTNLEPTVAQLRLIPDILHAADPKLKRHLAGTEPFYALAGTLTMYAHDIQAYGDIARLFDILLVREPVFSVYMFAQIVLNRRDELFDNDEDDPSMLHLILSKVPQKMDLESLIAGATELYERYPPESLSAWRKISKASSLKTARSIESCAKQTMDQGHAYFQKQLAELKALERRRKLMRVLWAYRKGAAAAGLAVVVGLVAVYLGRRNPSPVFALANLYNKWTNGTSWTHNF encoded by the exons ATGGCGTCAGACCTGGTAGCTAGCGAGCTAGTTCCCCTTGGCTCTGACTCGGCGCCAGACACCCAAACCAAGGATGAGGCGACTGGCTCGACCCAGCGCAAGACGCAAGATATCCTAGAAGCGTGCAAGTGGAGGAAtctcgaggccatcaaggcgCTCGCCGGCACCACAGGCGGTTTCCTCACCGACACTTTGCGCAGGAAAGCCT GGCCAATACTCCTCGGTCTTACAGATGGCGAATGCGGCGAAGACATCATCACAACAGgacgagaggagagggatTCTTGGAAAGACCTGCCGCGTCATAGAGATGAAGAACAGGTTGCTCTTGATGTCAACCGGGCTTTCATCTACTACCCAAACC ACCAGGACGATACCGAGCTCGAAAAGAACAAGAGCGATCTATCTGACCTGatcgtcgaggtcctccgcCGCTACCCGTATCTATGCTATTTTCAGGGTTATCATGACATCTGTCAAGTCTTCATGCTTGTTCTTGAGCCGCCATGGCGCGCTCGGCTTGTCTCTCGCCTCTCGGTGCTCCGCATACGAGACTTCATGCTTACGAACCTCGAGCCGACTGTTGCCCAGCTGCGCCTAATCCCCGACATCCTCCACGCGGCGGACCCGAAGCTTAAGCGCCACCTCGCAGGCACGGAGCCCTTCTACGCCCTCGCGGGGACGCTGACCATGTACGCCCACGACATCCAGGCGTACGGCGACATCGCCCGCCTCTTCGATATCCTTCTCGTCCGCGAGCCTGTCTTCAGCGTCTACATGTTCGCCCAGATTGTCCTGAACCGCCGTGATGAGCTCTTTGACaatgacgaggacgacccTTCCATGCTGCATCTCATCCTCTCCAAAGTCCCGCAGAAGATGGATCTCGAGTCGCTCATCGCCGGTGCCACCGAACTGTACGAGCGATACCCGCCCGAGTCGCTGTCCGCATGGCGCAAGATATCCAAGGCGAGCTCGCTCAAGACGGCGCGCTCCATCGAATCGTGCGCTAAGCAGACGATGGACCAAGGCCATGCGTATTTTCAGAAACAGCTGGCCGAGCTCAAGGCTCTAGAACGCCGTCGGAAACTCATGAGGGTACTCTGGGCGTACAGAAAGGGTGCTGCCGCGGCGGGACTGGCCGTTGTCGTGGGCCTTGTCGCCGTCTATCTGGGCCGCCGGAACCCTAGCCCTGTTTTTGCGCTGGCAAACTTGTACAACAAATGGACAAACGGGACGAGCTGGACGCATAACTTCTAG
- a CDS encoding Vps52/Sac2 family protein, with protein sequence MWLDRLAVQSNPSPSSSQPGSRPYSPLPRRTSSSPYVTSQRPGLTPRGSQLSLISNDSSTSLLASRRVNGSSGLKQSQTTYDGPDSVEILGQILGTTSFAESAVNRTTGTIGEQDLELNFDFDGLSLRQLASSNKADTGDADSYRRQTTEEFETSKAQFEDLHRSIAACDGVLSSVETNLTSFRNDLAAVSADIESLQSRSTALNVRLENRKAVEKAFGPVVEELSVSPHVVSKISEGHIDETWVKMLADVDKRAASYKKSIASQGESKAWADLGPLLEKLTMKAVERIRDFIVAQIKALRSPHINAQIIQQQNFLKFKELYAFLHKHHSKLAEEISQAYMNTMRWYYANQFTRYQKALDKLKLHIIDKNDVLGHEEPTRRATVLSATKSTGPPHDAFNLGRRIDLLKTSNAAALSSYLAEEDQTTHYLEFPFRNFNLALIDNATAEYTFLAAYFSPPLSLQAVSRQFNYIFEPTFALGRTLTRTLTAESYDALGLLLCIRLNQHLAFELQRRKVPAVDGYINMTTMLLWPRLQVVMDHHCESVRQLTNSLPTKPRAADQNKLSAAPHLVTQRFGQILQGVLALSTEAGDDEPVVASLRRLRSEAEAFLTRLSQSFGDKRKRERFLYNNYSLISTIISDVTGKLAVEQQDHFEGLKSAFQEGV encoded by the exons ATGTGGCTTGATCGGCTTGCAGTGCAGTCGAACCCgtctccctcctcgtcgcaACCCGGCAGCCGTCCTTACTCCCCACTCCCACGACGAACATCGAGCAGCCCCTATGTGACCTCGCAAAGACCTGGCCTCACACCGAGAGGCTCACAGCTCTCCCTTATCTCCAACGactcctcgacctcgctcCTTGCTTCTCGCAGAGTCAATGGCTCGTCCGGCTTGAAGCAGTCCCAAACCACCTATGATGGGCCGGATTCGGTGGAGATTTTGGGCCAGATCCTGGGCACGACATCATTCGCCGAATCCGCTGTGAATAGGACGACGGGCACAATTGGCGAACAGGATTTGGAGTTGAACTTCGATTTCGATGGGCTGAGTCTTCGACAGCTTGCCAGCTCCAACAAGGCTGACACAGGAGATGCGGATAGCTACCGGCGGCAAACCACAGAAGAAT TCGAAACCAGCAAAGCGCAGTTTGAGGATCTGCATCGATCCATTGCGGCATGCGATGGCGTCCTCAGCTCCGTCGAAACCAACCTCACGAGCTTCCGTAACGATCTTGCGGCTGTTTCCGCAGATATAGAAAGTCTACAATCCCGCTCCACGGCGCTCAATGTGCGATTGGAGAACCGGAAGGCAGTCGAGAAGGCGTTCGGCCCAGTCGTCGAGGAACTAAGCGTCTCCCCCCACGTGGTATCCAAAATATCCGAGGGGCATATCGACGAGACCTGGGTGAAGATGCTGGCAGACGTGGACAAGCGAGCCGCTTCTTACAAGAAGAGTATAGCAAGCCAAGGAGAGAGCAAGGCCTGGGCGGATCTTGGGCCACTGTTGGAGAAACTGACGATGAAGGCTGTCGAACGAATACGGGACTTCATAGTGGCCCAAATTAAGGCCCTACGGTCCCCTCATATTAACGCCCAAATCATTCAGCAGCAGAACTTCTTGAAGTTTAAAGAGCTATACGCCTTTCTGCACAAGCACCACTCCAAGCTCGCAGAAGAAATCAGCCAGGCCTACATGAACACCATGAGGTGGTACTATGCAAACCAGTTTACGCGGTATCAGAAAGCGTTGGACAAGCTCAAGCTGCACATCATTGATAAAAATGATGTTCTGGGCCATGAAGAACCGACTCGAAGGGCCACGGTCCTGTCCGCCACGAAATCCACTGGCCCGCCGCATGATGCCTTCAACTTAGGCCGCCGGATTGATCTCCTGAAGACAAGCAATGCAGCCGCCCTCTCCTCTTatctggccgaggaggaccaAACCACGCACTATCTGGAGTTTCCTTTCAGGAACTTCAACTTGGCGCTCATAGACAACGCCACTGCGGAATACACTTTCCTAGCCGCCTacttctcgccgccgctgtcaTTACAGGCGGTTTCGCGACAATTCAACTACATCTTCGAACCTACTTTTGCGTTGGGCAGGACGCTGACCAGGACACTGACTGCCGAGTCTTACGACGCTCTGGGCTTATTGTTGTGCATACGTCTCAACCAGCATCTGGCGTTCGAGTTGCAGAGGCGCAAGgtccccgccgtcgacggtTACATCAACATGACGACCATGCTTCTGTGGCCTAGGCTACAGGTGGTGATGGATCACCACTGCGAGTCGGTGCGGCAGCTCACCAACTCTTTGCCCACCAAACCCAGGGCCGCTGACCAGAACAAActgtcggcggcgccgcatCTCGTCACACAAAGGTTTGGCCAAATTCTCCAAGGCGTTCTGGCGCTCAGCACCGAAGCCGGGGACGACGAGCCTGTGGTTGCCAGCTTGCGTCGCCTACGGTCCGAGGCGGAGGCCTTTTTGACGCGCCTCAGTCAGTCGTTCGGCGATAAACGAAAGCGCGAACGGTTTCTCTACAACAACTACTCGCTGATCTCGACAATTATCAGTGACGTTACTGGGAAACTGGCCGTGGAGCAGCAGGATCATTTCGAGGGACTGAAGTCGGCATTCCAGGAGGGTGTCTAA
- a CDS encoding Eukaryotic translation initiation factor 5A has product MSNDDAQHEMTFESTDAGASLTFPMQCSALRKNGHVVIKGRPCKIVDMSTSKTGKHGHAKVHLVAIDIFTGKKLEDLSPSTHNMDVPNVSRKEFQLLDISDDGFLSLMNDDGDLKDDVRLPDGEVGEKINKLFKIDEKDTNVVILTAMGEEAAVEAKEAPKQN; this is encoded by the exons ATGtccaacgacgacgcccag CATGAGATGACCTTTGAGTCCACCGACGCCGGTGCGTCTCTCACCTTCCCCATGCAGTGCTCTGCTCTGCGCAAGAACGGTCACGTCGTCATCAAGGGCCGACCCTGCAAGATTGTCGACATGTCCACCTCCAAGACGGGCAAGCACGGTCACGCCAAGGTTCACTTGGTCGCCATCGACATCTTCACTGGCAAGAAGCTTGAGGATCTCTCTCCCTCTACCCACAACATGGACGTCCCCAACGTCTCCCGCAAGGAGTTCCAGCTT CTCGACATCTCCGATGACGGTTTCCTGTCCCTCATgaacgacgacggtgacCTCAAGGACGACGTCCGTCTtcccgacggcgaggttggCGAGAAGATCAACAAGCTTTTCAAGATTGACGAGAAGGACACCA ACGTTGTCATTCTCACCGCCATGGGTgaggaggccgccgttgaggccaaggaggcccCCAAGCAGAACTAA
- a CDS encoding Thermotolerance protein, protein MAFQTNVFRNGAWVTETIDLQTVLRGSTTTAVPDPPSLPIPPTCGILTRTIIESPIARWVLPARLRSARHNDVAFVGDRYVSINELRKDGQLQEVLRKNDFGCRIRNALVIGNKYEHFRVIADESGPDHIKSEDEDDDTQMADFSSASGTGGSHGLLPPHLLLLVLESGSFLFLFIRRDLHGKLEFVVSPFHNPARRLGNLGFHVAADPRSRYIAVADAQNKFVIYELESMEFMGDQYMRHKSINPIKTHYPRALQGTILKMEFLYPRPEDEHHVILLLIVVKGDRSKMVIYEWERGDDLSQVLAEEKRGHRIAPEHRLPLLIIPLTVRSSFFAVSEHALGICKDPLQGPPDIETINPISHPATPFHHGTGVPLWTAWDRPVRRRRYYDTKDLIYLAREDGVIVFFEFNATDILSAAMNVGDCNCNISAAFTTMYDAYSDVAIVAGDSGPGMVFQLKPREPLVELGTIPNWSCAVDFVTTDALTTWNPESGPRGKAVVPWRQRTLDNLASPDKVLCASGNGPQGSITELRYGLPANTISYFEPLPTRRVWVFKTNDANWPHQMLMASPGTSDVLLVSADLSHAEMADPMSTKFDTASRTLEAAQSSDDIITQVSETCITTIGRDHSSRHDFDGFPGVDGIAEHAAVRGSCVCVSTYAESRFQIHAFHTGNAEVSLAQSYVVDGEVTCLTLCCLNNRECIVAGVWRQNSPWIAIFTADKSEEAPELIRLDVDDMSLEPDGGDAMDIAPTIELVNTVVAIAESKQQTSLVMGTRSGHLLTIQLSGAAPYHRRTFKERLGTSALEVLAVDASFLPNSVLVCCSDTLLLLRDFGSRRPGHFATRHRVWVTDLRHPATGSVPVISAASIPTDLGGNRIPLVLLSGERMSFTELYLQAGPVPKSLPLPGTPSKLLYSQTLQCLVVAVQIGQQPTILFMDPETGEDLSLPQDKHGNMTAFISGMGSPGDRIHAIYDWLFVRDGMTFHYLIITTAGGRLLLVTPKKEETRDPEGTSRTKIRFFTKYRLKEPTPIYAIVGDGDSIVYCAGNVLHWDVLDPVEKKLVRKKSYELNSPATSLRIVNGKISALTLSDSVVVIDHKSEHEHRDMTQIHADQVTRKSNHFFDVGECMDDQLAWPVTLLTGMDRYFTAVWTPWKEPQRELELVAEGPLPASVRKLQRGHVRPEWVATQRVPQYGSIPSTIDGAEVLGICLDGSLLHFSLLNTQAWRFLRLVENLALRSRLLFPYSYEVSVLDDEEYDAEAKETPKSMKHIDGDLLQRCIDYRALEKMISEDSDIDLLREYLDDLDDGDLTASFQDANNISKYFELAYDILDYYLAPVI, encoded by the exons ATGGCCTTTCAGACGAACGTCTTCAGGAATGGAGCCTGGGTGACGGAGACCATCGATCTACAAACTGTGCTCCGGGGCTCGACCACTACCGCGGTCCCTgaccccccttccctccccatCCCGCCGACTTGCGGCATCTTGACAAGGACCATCATCGAGAGCCCTATAGCCCGATGGGTTCTTCCAGCTCGCCTCAGATCTGCCCGTCATAACGATGTTGCCTTTGTAGGG GACCGTTATGTGAGCATCAACGAGTTACGTAAAGATGGTCAGCTTCAAGAGGTTCTTCGGAAGAACGACTTCGGCTGCCGTATTCGCAATGCCTTGGTGATCGGAAACAAGTACGAGCACTTCCGCGTTATTGCTGACGAATCTGGACCCGACCATATCAAGagcgaagatgaagacgacgacacccAAATGGCCGACTTCAGCTCCGCctccggcaccggcggctCTCATGGACTGTTGCCACCACATCTATTACTCCTCGTTCTCGAATCCGGgtccttcctcttcctcttcatcagGAGGGACCTGCATGGCAAGCTAGAGTTCGTCGTTTCGCCTTTCCACAACCCAGCGAGAAGACTAGGAAATCTAGGCTTCCATGTAGCCGCTGATCCTCGGTCTCGCTACATTGCTGTCGCTGATGCCCAGAACAAATTTGTCATTTACGAACTCGAATCCATGGAGTTCATGGGCGACCAGTATATGCGTCACAAGTCAATCAATCCGATCAAGACACACTACCCCAGGGCACTACAGGGTACTATACTCAAGATGGAATTCCTTTACCCCCGTCCAGAGGACGAACATCAcgtcatcctccttctcatcGTTGTCAAAGGTGACAGGTCCAAGATGGTCATCTACGAATGGGAACGTGGCGATGATCTCAGCCAGGTGCTTGCAGAGGAGAAGCGCGGTCATCGCATAGCACCGGAGCACCGCCTCCCGTTATTGATCATTCCTTTGACGGTGAGAAGCTCCTTTTTCGCTGTTTCCGAGCACGCCCTCGGTATCTGCAAGGATCCTCTCCAGGGCCCTCCAGATATCGAGACAATCAACCCGATCAGCCACCCCGCGACCCCTTTCCACCATGGTACTGGCGTGCCACTTTGGACAGCTTGGGATAGACCGGTACGAAGACGGCGTTACTACGACACGAAAGATCTCATCTACCTAGCTCGGGAGGATGGGGTGATTGTCTTCTTCGAGTTCAATGCCACAGACATTCTTAGCGCCGCTATGAATGTCGGTGACTGCAACTGTAATATTTCCGCCGCTTTCACCACGATGTACGACGCCTATTCCGATGTTGCCATTGTTGCTGGTGATTCTGGCCCCGGGATGGTCTTCCAG CTCAAGCCTCGAGAGCCTCTCGTCGAACTTGGAACTATTCCGAACTGGTCGTGTGCCGTTGATTTTGTTACTACAGATGCTCTGACTACATGGAACCCCGAGAGCGGGCCACGCGGAAAGGCGGTTGTGCCCTGGCGACAACGAACATTAGACAACTTAGCCTCTCCAGACAAGGTCCTTTGTGCCTCGGGAAACGGCCCTCAAGGCAGCATCACAGAACTTCGCTACGGGCTTCCTGCCAACACAATCTCGTACTTCGAACCGCTACCAACGAGAAGAGTCTGGGTGTTTAAGACCAATGATGCCAACTGGCCACACCAAATGCTGATGGCAAGCCCCGGTACCTCTGACGTGCTACTCGTATCTGCCGATCTCTCGCATGCGGAGATGGCGGATCCAATGTCAACCAAATTCGACACAGCATCCCGAACCCTGGAAGCAGCCCAGAGCTCGGACGATATCATCACTCAGGTATCCGAGACAtgcatcaccaccatcggCCGAGACCACAG TTCCAGGCATGACTTCGATGGCTTTCCTGGCGTGGACGGAATAGCGGAGCATGCGGCGGTCAGGGGCAGCTGTGTTTGTGTGTCAACCTATGCAGAGTCTCGCTTTCAGATCCATGCATTTCACACTGGCAACGCCGAAGTGTCTCTCGCCCAGTCTTATGTCGTGGACGGTGAGGTGACCTGTCTTACACTCTGCTGTCTCAATAACCGAGAATGTATTGTGGCTGGCGTATGGCGACAAAATAGCCCTTGGATAGCCATCTTCACTGCCGACAAGTCTGAAGAGGCTCCCGAACTGATACGCCTCGATGTCG ACGACATGTCTCTCGAGCCAGATGGCGGAGATGCAATGGACATAGCACCAACCATTGAGCTTGTCAACACCGTCGTGGCAATAGCGGAATCAAAGCAGCAAACGAGCCTGGTTATGGGGACTCGCAGCGGCCATTTGTTAACAATTCAGCTCAGCGGCGCCGCTCCCTATCACCGACGCACGTTTAAGGAGAGACTGGGTACGAGTGCGCTGGAGGTACTTGCTGTCGATGCATCGTTTCTTCCCAACTCAGTCTTGGTCTGCTGTAGCGACACCCTGCTTCTGCTGAGGGACTTCGGGTCCAGGCGGCCGGGTCACTTTGCCACCAGGCACCGAGTGTGGGTGACCGATCTGAGGCATCCCGCAACAGGTTCCGTACCAGTTATCTCCGCCGCAAGCATACCAACTGACCTTGGCGGCAATCGCATCCCGCTGGTTCTTCTGTCGGGGGAGCGCATGTCCTTCACGGAGCTGTACTTGCAAGCTGGTCCGGTTCCTAAAAGTCTACCTTTGCCCGGAACACCTTCCAAATTGCTGTACTCTCAAACGCTGCAGTGTTTGGTCGTTGCAGTACAAATTGGGCAACAGCCAACCATCCTGTTCATGGACCCCGAGACCGGAGAAgacctctctctccctcaaGACAAGCACGGCAACATGACAGCATTCATCAGTGGTATGGGAAGCCCCGGCGATAGGATACATGCGATCTACGACTGGTTGTTCGTAAGGGATGGGATGACCTTCCATTACCTCATCATCACTACGGCAGGGGGGCGTCTCTTGCTTGTGACCccaaagaaggaagaaacCCGAGATCCCGAGGGCACGAGCAGAACAAAGATACGATTCTTCACCAAATACAGGCTGAAAGAGCCCACGCCCATATACGCGATTGTCGGAGACGGTGACAGCATCGTCTACTGCGCCGGCAACGTGCTTCATTGGGATGTTCTTGATCCCGTTGAGAAGAAGCTTGTTCGGAAAAAGAGCTACGAACTGAATTCTCCCGCCACCTCACTACGAATCGTCAACGGCAAGATATCGGCATTGACCCTGAGCGATTCCGTAGTGGTCATTGACCACAAGTCGGAACACGAACACCGTGATATGACCCAGATCCATGCGGATCAGGTTACGCGGAAATCGAATCACTTTTTCGATGTCGGAGAATGTATGGATGACCAACTAGCCTGGCCAGTGACTTTGCTCACTGGTATGGACCGTTACTTTACAGCAGTGTGGACTCCATGGAAGGAGCCTCAAAGAGAGTTGGAACTTGTCGCCGAGGGTCCGCTACCGGCCAGCGTTAGGAAACTTCAACGAGGCCATGTGCGACCGGAATGGGTTGCGACGCAACGTGTGCCACAATACGGCTCCATACCAAGCACCATTGACGGAGCCGAGGTGCTGGGGATTTGCCTCGATGGGTCGCTACTGCATTTTAGCCTTCTCAACACTCAAGCATGGCGATTCctgcgcctcgtcgagaaccTGGCCTTGAGAAGCCGACTGCTGTTCCCGTACAGCTACGAAGTCTCGGTCCTAGATGACGAGGAGTACGACGCGGAGGCAAAGGAGACACCCAAGTCGATGAAGCACATTGACGGTGACCTTCTTCAACGGTGCATCGATTATCGGGCGTTGGAGAAGATGATATCGGAAGACAGCGATATTGACCTGTTGCGGGAGTATCTGGACGATCTGGACGACGGAGACTTGACAGCATCATTCCAGGACGCCAACAACATTTCGAAGTACTTTGAGTTGGCCTACGACATCCTAGACTATTACCTGGCTCCTGTCATTTGA